GGATCTGCAGCAGCGCTGGCCCGTGCCGAAGGTAAGTCAGATCATGAATAAGCAGATTTCAAGTAAACAGCAAGCAACGCTGCGGCGCTGAGTTGCTATTGAAAACTAAAAAAAAGAGCTACTATGGCAGAAATGGATACCAGCAGTAGTGGTGGGAAAGGTAAACACCAGGGTACGAAATCCAAGAAGCAGTCTACACGCGTAGACATGACTCCAATGGTGGATCTCGGCTTTCTCCTGATCACGTTCTTCATGTTGACTACGACGATGAGCAAGCCCAAAACAATGGACTTGATCATGCCGAAAGATACTGAGAATGAAAAAGATCAGAATAAGGTTAAAGAAAGTACTGCACTCACTATACTGCTTGGAAAAAAAGACCGCGTATACTACTACGAAGGTCTGGCACAGGACCCGAACGCATCGGCAAATCCTGACTTTTTCAAAGCAACAACTTTTGCTAACACAGGCGGCATCAGAGATGTAATTATTAAAAAGCGTGATGAGGTTTCTCAATTAAGGAACTCAAAGGGAGAACCTGAAGATGTGGTAGTAATCATCAAAGCTGATGATGACGCTACATACAAGGATTTCGTTGATATTCTGGACGAAATGGCCATCAATCGCATTCAACGTTATGCTACAGTTGATATCAGTGACCAGGATAAAACCTGGATTAAGCAGACTGAAGCAGCTAACGGCGGTGGCTCCAAGTAATTTAGAAACAATTTCTTTGTATCCATCCTTAAAATTTAAACAATGGATTCCGCTAAAGTCTTAAAGTCCGATTTTCTGGATATCCTGTTTGAGAACAGGAATAAGGAATATGGGGCTTATGACCTCAGACGACAATACGACAAAAGGGTGCGTAACGCCGTAATCGGTAGTGCCGCGCTGATGTTGGTTGTTATCGCAGGTTATGCAATCAGTAACTACATCAATAAATTAGAACGGGAAAATCCTGATAAGAAACCCGTGATAGAGCAGATCAAGATGGAGGACGTGAAGATTCCGGATGATCCGAAAACGCCACCTCCACCTCCACCTCCACCTGCTCCACCACCACCGGTGAAGCCATCCGTACAGTTCACTCCTCCTGTCATCAAGAAGGACGAAGAAGTACCGGAAGATGAAGTACCGCCTAAAATCAAGGACATTGAGAATAAGGCAATCAGTACTAAAACTGTAGAAGGTGATCCTAACGGTATCGACCCGGGATTACTGGAAGATAGTAAAGGTACAGGTGTGGTAGAAGCTCCTCCTCCTCCTCCAAAAGAAGAGATCTTTACTTTCGTAGAACAGCCGCCTACCTTCCCCGGTGGTGAAGAAGCGCTGGCTAAGTTCCTGAGCAAAAATATCCGTTATCCTCGCGTAGCGCAGGAAAATTCGATCTCAGGTACTGTGTTTGTACAGTTCGTAGTAGACTCAGATGGTAACATCAAAGATGTGAAAACTGTAGGTGCTGCGAAAGGTGGTGGTCTGGAAGAAGAAGCTATCCGTGTGGTAAAAATAATGCCTAAATGGAAAGCTGGTAAACAGAACGGCCGTCAGGTATCTGTTCAGTTCAACCTGCCTATCCGCTTTACTCTTCAAGAGTAGCAGATTCAAGGATATTTATCCGAAAACCCGGTCCGGCCCAGCCGAGACCGGGTTTTTCTATTTATTGGTATATTGCTGCCTGAATTGTGAATAATTATGCTAGGGAATAATCTTACCGGATACGACGATACAATTGTAGCATTGGCTACAGCACCAGGTATAGGAGCAATTGCGGTAATCCGCCTAAATGGAACAAAAGCAATTGATATCTGTAATTCCCTGTTCCCTGCCAAAGATCTCCATCAGCAGGCAGGACACACGCTCCATTTCGGTGCGATCACTGACAGAGGGCGTACGATTGACGAAGTAGTGGTCAGCCTGTATAAAGCACCCCGCTCCTATACAGGAGAAGATATTGTGGAAATCTCCTGCCATGGTTCTCCTTACATCCAGCAACAGATCATAGATGCCTGTATTCACAATGGTGCCCGAATGGCTAAACCAGGTGAATATACCATGAGGGCCTTCCTCAATGGTAAACTCGACCTGACCCAGGCAGAGTCTGTTGCAGACCTTATCGCCAGTAACTCCGCCGCCAGCCATCAAACCGCTATGCAGCAGATGAGAGGTGGCTTTTCTAAAGAGCTTTACGCCCTGAGAGAACAACTGATAAGTTTTTCTGCCCTGATCGAGCTCGAACTCGACTTCAGCCAGGAAGACGTCGAGTTTGCCGATCGAACGCAGTTATATCGCCTGATTAATGAAGCAACAGTTGTGGTGACTCACCTCGTTGACTCGTTCCGTATGGGTAATGTGATCAAAAATGGCGTTAATACCGCCATTGTAGGTAAACCTAATGCGGGGAAGTCTACGCTATTAAATACGCTCCTAAATGAGAATAGGGCCATTGTTAGCGACATTGCGGGTACTACCCGCGATACCATTGAAGAAATCCTGAATATACAAGGTGTCCTATTTCGTCTGATAGATACCGCAGGTATTCGTGAAAGTGCAGACATTATCGAAAGTATCGGTGTGCAAAAGACAATGGAGAAAATACGTGAGGCTGGTGTAGTACTATATCTGTTTGATGTAAATGAAACCTCCCGCGAAGAACTGCAGGTACAGGTAGATACTTTCCTGAAAGAAGGGATCAATTATCTCCTGATCGGTAATAAGACCGATATCGGAGGAATGGCACTGATGCAGGAGAAATTTGCCGGTATCGCAGATATTCTCTTTATATCAGCCAAGCAACATGAGCACATACAGGAACTTAAAGACCGTCTCGTACAAAAGGTAATGAGTGGTGATATCAACACTGAAGATACTATTGTCACTAACGCCCGCCACTACGCCGCTTTACAGGAAGTATTGAAAGCTTTGAAGGATGTTAGATTTGGACTCGATAGTCAGTTGCCGGGAGATTTGCTGTCTCTGGATATCCGGAGATGCCTGCATTATCTCGGAGAAATAACCGGACAAATTACTAATGAAGATCAGCTGGATTTTATTTTCAGCAAGTTCTGTATCGGGAAATAAATAGTTCGCTTTATTAAACCACTATGCCTCTACTATCTGGTAGAGGCATAGTGGTTTAATGGAGATTGTGTGAAGCGTGTTCCGGACAACGCAGAAGGCCAGAACCTCGTCTATATCTTAAACCTATATTCATACCCGATATACCATCAAACATACTAGTATCTGTTGCCTGTTTCGTCTCACCTTTGTATAGCAAAAGATAATACACATGAAAAATACACTAACAATTTATATAACCTTCTTTGCTTTACTGCTGGTCTCTTGTGTTAACAAGAGCGGCTCTTTATCCAATACCATAGATTCGACAACGACAAGCACCGGCCCTGGTGCGCAACTCGAAGAAGTATTTGCTGACAGTACGTATCAACTTACAGGTGTGGCAGTATCTCCCGACGGAAGATTATTTACCAACTATCCTTATTGGCTGGATACCCATCGTTATTCAGTAGCAGAAGTGATAGATGGTAAACCTGTACCATACCCTGATTCTACCTGGAATAGTTTTAAAAAAGGAGATAACGGTGAGAATAAATTCGTCTGCGTACAGGCTGTTGTAACAGATGAAAACGGGTATCTGTGGATTGTAGATGCGGCTGGTATCGGACTGGGCCCCGTGTATCAGCATAGCAACAAAGTAGTGAAGATCAATCTTGCCACAAACAGTATTGAACGTATATACCGCTTCCCTGAAAGTGTCACTGACAACGATAGCTATATTAACGACATCCGTGTTGATAACGCAAAGGGTTTTGCCTATAT
The DNA window shown above is from Chitinophaga agri and carries:
- a CDS encoding energy transducer TonB, yielding MDSAKVLKSDFLDILFENRNKEYGAYDLRRQYDKRVRNAVIGSAALMLVVIAGYAISNYINKLERENPDKKPVIEQIKMEDVKIPDDPKTPPPPPPPPAPPPPVKPSVQFTPPVIKKDEEVPEDEVPPKIKDIENKAISTKTVEGDPNGIDPGLLEDSKGTGVVEAPPPPPKEEIFTFVEQPPTFPGGEEALAKFLSKNIRYPRVAQENSISGTVFVQFVVDSDGNIKDVKTVGAAKGGGLEEEAIRVVKIMPKWKAGKQNGRQVSVQFNLPIRFTLQE
- the mnmE gene encoding tRNA uridine-5-carboxymethylaminomethyl(34) synthesis GTPase MnmE, translated to MLGNNLTGYDDTIVALATAPGIGAIAVIRLNGTKAIDICNSLFPAKDLHQQAGHTLHFGAITDRGRTIDEVVVSLYKAPRSYTGEDIVEISCHGSPYIQQQIIDACIHNGARMAKPGEYTMRAFLNGKLDLTQAESVADLIASNSAASHQTAMQQMRGGFSKELYALREQLISFSALIELELDFSQEDVEFADRTQLYRLINEATVVVTHLVDSFRMGNVIKNGVNTAIVGKPNAGKSTLLNTLLNENRAIVSDIAGTTRDTIEEILNIQGVLFRLIDTAGIRESADIIESIGVQKTMEKIREAGVVLYLFDVNETSREELQVQVDTFLKEGINYLLIGNKTDIGGMALMQEKFAGIADILFISAKQHEHIQELKDRLVQKVMSGDINTEDTIVTNARHYAALQEVLKALKDVRFGLDSQLPGDLLSLDIRRCLHYLGEITGQITNEDQLDFIFSKFCIGK
- a CDS encoding ExbD/TolR family protein encodes the protein MAEMDTSSSGGKGKHQGTKSKKQSTRVDMTPMVDLGFLLITFFMLTTTMSKPKTMDLIMPKDTENEKDQNKVKESTALTILLGKKDRVYYYEGLAQDPNASANPDFFKATTFANTGGIRDVIIKKRDEVSQLRNSKGEPEDVVVIIKADDDATYKDFVDILDEMAINRIQRYATVDISDQDKTWIKQTEAANGGGSK